A stretch of the Massilia sp. W12 genome encodes the following:
- a CDS encoding phytanoyl-CoA dioxygenase family protein, translating into MLPHSIDWDQNFASQGWAILPAWLKAPDCVAIAAQADSLHQQGAGRRDVLAQSWCVALLQAMRQLPALQTHLHGMQAVQCSYFAKSADCNWLVPLHQDLSVPVAARNAHPALRGWSCKDGQLFVQPPSSLLARMLALRLHLDAVDAENGALRVLNGSHVGEYADAASARAACGETLCSAEAGSLMLMRPRLWHASGKITAQRQRRVLHFLFGPQAPGFGLCWPSDASR; encoded by the coding sequence ATGCTGCCGCATTCAATTGATTGGGATCAGAATTTCGCCAGCCAGGGCTGGGCCATCCTGCCCGCCTGGCTCAAGGCGCCAGACTGCGTTGCAATCGCGGCGCAAGCGGATAGTCTGCATCAACAAGGGGCCGGGCGGCGCGACGTGCTGGCGCAAAGCTGGTGCGTGGCGCTGCTGCAAGCCATGCGCCAACTGCCTGCGCTGCAAACGCATTTACACGGTATGCAAGCGGTACAATGCAGCTACTTCGCCAAAAGCGCTGATTGTAATTGGCTGGTTCCGCTGCATCAGGATCTGAGCGTGCCGGTGGCCGCTCGCAACGCACACCCGGCCCTGCGCGGCTGGTCGTGCAAAGACGGACAGCTTTTCGTGCAGCCGCCCTCCAGCCTGCTGGCGCGTATGTTGGCGCTGCGCCTGCATCTGGATGCGGTGGACGCTGAAAACGGCGCATTACGGGTCTTGAACGGCAGCCATGTCGGCGAGTATGCCGACGCCGCCAGCGCACGCGCAGCCTGCGGAGAAACACTGTGCAGCGCCGAGGCCGGCAGCCTGATGCTGATGCGCCCCCGCTTGTGGCACGCCTCCGGCAAAATCACAGCGCAGCGCCAGCGCCGCGTGCTGCATTTTCTGTTCGGGCCGCAGGCGCCCGGTTTTGGCTTATGCTGGCCATCTGACGCATCCCGCTGA
- a CDS encoding DUF3999 family protein: MNRLICGAMLALGAISAGSYAAGVEKPAKPEHYRYLMPLEAPGKGGLVALRLPPAVYLQARGRELEDVRLFDAQGRPLRFALHYPEMQNVKEQVEKAARIFPLYGESKDTNASKMALDIDTDEGQVRSVRLKSQSGTAQGLHALFLDLGLGQEEKPLFEELRLQAPPGSSNYSVRVWLAVSDDLQQWETIASADLRWLQNSDGQTLQQDRLRFAARSFRYARLSFEENGKTAAKPFSTAIFYGAQTHALPGGRDSVSLQAQAGALADTDLMYQVSRALPVYSMRLEFSEPQVVLPLTIGTYRDIPAVSGGAPKRVFHGDWQHTFYRMQQGDAVRVSGDVRPGGEDRQDLWVFRANAPLSSKPVLRIEWAPAQMLFLHDGNGPYQLAFGRADDHSAASPLHQVAPDFQLSELEKLPQVKAGEARLNPAAQVAQSEVERAGKLAQRNTWLLWGVLCAGVLLLGGMVWRLLGQMRRQDAKQDGGAA; this comes from the coding sequence ATGAACCGATTGATTTGCGGCGCCATGCTGGCGCTGGGCGCGATCAGCGCAGGCAGTTACGCCGCCGGCGTTGAAAAACCGGCCAAGCCGGAACACTACCGTTACCTGATGCCGCTGGAGGCGCCCGGCAAAGGCGGCCTGGTGGCGCTGCGCCTGCCGCCGGCGGTGTATTTGCAAGCGCGCGGGCGCGAGCTGGAAGATGTGCGCCTGTTTGATGCGCAGGGACGCCCCTTGCGTTTCGCCCTGCACTATCCGGAAATGCAAAACGTCAAAGAGCAAGTGGAAAAAGCGGCGCGCATTTTTCCGCTGTATGGCGAGAGCAAGGACACCAACGCCAGCAAGATGGCGCTCGACATCGATACCGATGAGGGACAGGTGCGCAGCGTGCGTTTAAAAAGCCAATCCGGCACAGCGCAAGGTTTGCACGCGCTGTTTTTGGATCTCGGACTGGGTCAGGAAGAAAAACCGCTGTTTGAGGAATTGCGCTTGCAAGCGCCGCCCGGCAGCAGCAATTACAGCGTGCGCGTGTGGCTTGCCGTATCTGACGATTTGCAGCAATGGGAGACGATCGCCAGCGCGGATCTGCGCTGGCTGCAAAACAGCGACGGCCAGACTTTGCAGCAAGACCGGCTGCGTTTCGCCGCGCGCAGTTTCCGCTATGCGCGCCTGAGTTTTGAGGAAAATGGCAAAACTGCGGCCAAACCGTTTTCCACCGCGATTTTTTATGGCGCACAAACGCATGCGCTGCCGGGCGGGCGCGACAGCGTCAGCTTGCAAGCGCAAGCCGGCGCGCTGGCCGACACCGATCTGATGTATCAGGTTTCGCGTGCCTTGCCGGTGTACAGCATGCGTCTGGAATTCAGCGAGCCGCAAGTGGTGCTGCCGCTGACCATCGGCACCTATCGCGACATTCCGGCAGTCTCGGGCGGCGCACCCAAGCGGGTTTTTCATGGCGATTGGCAGCACACGTTTTACCGCATGCAACAAGGCGATGCGGTGCGGGTGTCGGGCGATGTGCGTCCCGGCGGCGAAGACCGGCAAGATCTGTGGGTGTTCCGCGCCAATGCGCCGCTGAGCAGCAAACCGGTTTTGCGGATTGAGTGGGCGCCGGCGCAAATGCTGTTTTTACACGATGGCAACGGGCCGTATCAATTGGCTTTCGGACGCGCAGACGACCACAGCGCGGCCAGTCCCTTGCACCAGGTGGCGCCGGATTTTCAGTTGAGCGAGTTGGAAAAGCTGCCGCAAGTCAAGGCTGGCGAAGCGCGCTTGAATCCGGCGGCGCAAGTCGCACAAAGCGAGGTTGAGCGCGCCGGCAAACTGGCGCAGCGCAATACCTGGCTGCTGTGGGGTGTGCTGTGCGCCGGCGTACTGCTGCTGGGCGGCATGGTCTGGCGCTTGCTGGGACAGATGCGGCGCCAGGATGCGAAGCAAGATGGCGGCGCGGCATGA
- a CDS encoding mechanosensitive ion channel family protein yields MNTALAYDAWLTHWNPVLLGAFVIGAVLQWLICKRLREGRALLRMHLGLIVFGIGLDVFARSLPALGMAKEAKIVGELALVGWGVLFIRITGIFFFRVFLPSIGRPRPRILEEIVFLGLCLGWGLVRLRLAGLDLTGLLTTSAVVTAILAFSMKETLGNVLGGLALQLDNSLQLGDWVQVEGVRGKVVEVHWRHTAVLTNEGELVVLPNSLLMAGKVVVFSSISHPASRRTVQFATDNSAQPQKVCSAVQTAIRAALIEHVALDPPPQCLVLDYRDGQIIFGVRYWLLQPQYDVNTDSVIRKHIYTALKRANLKLARPVLDAKMSSWTDARNVAKREAEVQHRMHMLSGVKLFAGFHSDELRQLAQALHVTPFTKNDVITRQGAVANWLYLLVHGEADVWDESNGARKHITTLGVGEVIGELGMLTGDPCNATVTARSNLECYSMDQQTFVTILQERPALANELAAIISARSSWSSMAGGAVDVAQSAGQQARMLGRIRQFFQLP; encoded by the coding sequence ATGAATACCGCGCTGGCTTACGACGCCTGGCTGACGCACTGGAATCCGGTGCTGCTGGGCGCGTTTGTGATCGGCGCGGTCTTGCAATGGCTGATTTGCAAACGTCTGCGCGAAGGGCGCGCCCTGTTGCGCATGCATCTGGGCTTGATTGTGTTTGGCATTGGCCTGGATGTGTTTGCGCGCAGCCTGCCGGCGCTGGGCATGGCCAAAGAAGCCAAAATCGTTGGCGAATTAGCCTTGGTCGGTTGGGGCGTGCTGTTCATCCGCATTACCGGGATTTTCTTTTTCCGCGTGTTTCTGCCATCGATTGGCCGGCCACGCCCGCGTATTCTGGAAGAAATCGTCTTTCTCGGCCTGTGTCTGGGCTGGGGCCTGGTGCGCTTGCGCTTAGCCGGCCTGGATTTGACCGGCCTGCTCACCACCTCCGCCGTGGTGACTGCGATTCTGGCTTTTTCCATGAAAGAAACCCTGGGCAATGTGTTGGGCGGGCTGGCTTTGCAGCTCGATAACAGCTTGCAACTGGGCGACTGGGTGCAGGTCGAAGGCGTGCGCGGCAAAGTGGTGGAAGTGCATTGGCGCCATACTGCGGTGCTGACCAATGAAGGCGAATTGGTGGTCTTGCCCAACAGCTTGTTGATGGCCGGCAAAGTGGTGGTGTTTTCCAGCATCAGCCATCCGGCTTCGCGCCGCACGGTGCAATTCGCCACCGATAACAGCGCGCAGCCGCAAAAAGTCTGCAGCGCGGTGCAAACCGCGATCCGCGCCGCCTTGATTGAGCATGTTGCGCTCGATCCGCCGCCGCAATGTCTGGTGCTGGATTATCGCGACGGCCAGATTATTTTCGGCGTGCGTTACTGGCTGCTGCAACCGCAATACGATGTGAATACGGATTCGGTGATCAGAAAACATATTTACACCGCCTTGAAGCGCGCCAATCTGAAGCTGGCGCGCCCTGTGCTGGACGCCAAAATGTCATCCTGGACTGATGCGCGCAATGTCGCCAAGCGCGAGGCGGAGGTGCAGCACCGCATGCATATGCTGTCCGGGGTCAAGCTGTTTGCCGGTTTTCACAGCGACGAATTGCGCCAGCTGGCGCAAGCCTTGCACGTCACCCCCTTCACCAAAAACGATGTCATCACACGCCAGGGGGCGGTGGCGAACTGGCTGTATTTGCTGGTGCATGGTGAGGCGGATGTCTGGGACGAATCGAATGGCGCGCGCAAACACATCACCACCCTGGGCGTGGGCGAAGTGATTGGCGAACTCGGCATGCTCACCGGTGACCCTTGCAACGCCACCGTCACCGCGCGCAGCAATCTGGAGTGCTACAGCATGGACCAGCAAACCTTTGTCACCATCTTGCAAGAGCGCCCCGCGCTGGCGAACGAGCTGGCCGCCATCATCAGCGCGCGCAGCAGCTGGAGCAGCATGGCCGGCGGCGCGGTTGACGTGGCGCAAAGCGCCGGCCAGCAAGCCCGCATGCTGGGACGCATCAGGCAGTTTTTCCAGTTGCCCTGA
- a CDS encoding type II toxin-antitoxin system YafO family toxin — MHIVTHLSDRISRQLSTEQIDALIIEFVNYKSGKGSQYFGRDELYNRPASAVDASLRHAHIHPHFLQGLPVTRQNNTEKKWRLQSIPFHRTSDTHLIYCQGIRMQNHYKLLAFLKTGAHDYAKMTSNIGMLADEAELFQRKY, encoded by the coding sequence ATGCATATTGTGACACATTTATCGGACAGGATCAGCAGGCAATTGAGCACAGAGCAAATTGATGCACTGATTATCGAATTTGTGAATTATAAGTCAGGAAAAGGCTCACAATATTTTGGGCGTGACGAATTATACAACCGTCCTGCCAGCGCGGTTGACGCAAGCTTAAGGCACGCCCATATTCACCCACATTTTCTGCAAGGGCTGCCTGTAACACGGCAAAATAATACAGAAAAGAAATGGCGCTTACAATCAATTCCATTTCATCGCACCAGTGATACACATTTGATTTATTGCCAAGGTATACGCATGCAAAATCACTATAAATTGCTGGCATTTCTTAAAACCGGCGCACATGATTATGCAAAAATGACATCCAATATCGGAATGCTGGCAGATGAGGCCGAGCTTTTTCAAAGGAAATATTGA
- a CDS encoding DUF2939 domain-containing protein gives MAKSISRLIIIVLLAYAAWIVASPHVALRNMRQAAERNDAQAFSSYVDYPQLRESMKVQLQQKMHREAGAVGGFLGALIMNPLLDYLVTPEGMQTIMLEARLADKPRRGQDAKQEEAAARKKTHTSGSYDGWSRYVVEIKHDDGHSLSLVLQRHGLSEWKLSGIRLP, from the coding sequence ATGGCCAAATCAATCTCACGTCTGATTATTATCGTCCTGCTGGCGTACGCCGCCTGGATTGTCGCCAGCCCGCATGTCGCCTTGCGGAATATGCGCCAGGCCGCTGAGCGCAATGATGCGCAAGCCTTTTCCAGCTATGTCGATTACCCGCAATTGCGCGAAAGCATGAAAGTGCAGCTGCAACAGAAAATGCATAGGGAAGCCGGCGCCGTGGGCGGCTTTCTGGGCGCGCTGATCATGAATCCCCTGCTCGACTATCTGGTCACGCCGGAGGGCATGCAAACTATTATGCTGGAAGCCCGTTTAGCGGATAAACCGCGACGCGGGCAAGACGCCAAACAGGAGGAAGCGGCGGCGCGCAAAAAAACCCACACCTCCGGCAGCTATGACGGCTGGTCGCGCTATGTGGTGGAGATCAAACATGATGACGGCCACAGCCTGTCGCTGGTTTTACAGCGCCATGGTTTGAGCGAATGGAAGTTGAGCGGCATCCGCCTGCCTTGA
- a CDS encoding cupin domain-containing protein encodes MSQAPRIDAAYYIETLQMQRHIEGGAYKEHYRAALTLPHSSLSAAHQGARNASTAIYFLLEHGEFSGFHKLASDEVLHFYDGAPMHVYEIDAAAQMHHHVLGRDLAAGQRFSLVIPGGHWFALRCETAQSFALIGCTVAPGFDFADFQMDDRASLLAQFPQHAQLITEMTFNR; translated from the coding sequence ATGAGCCAAGCGCCGCGCATTGATGCCGCCTACTATATCGAGACTTTACAGATGCAGCGCCATATCGAAGGCGGCGCGTATAAAGAACATTACCGCGCCGCCCTCACTCTGCCGCACAGCAGCCTGAGCGCTGCGCACCAGGGCGCGCGCAATGCCTCGACCGCGATTTATTTTTTGCTGGAACACGGCGAGTTTTCCGGCTTCCATAAGCTGGCCTCAGACGAGGTTTTGCATTTTTATGACGGTGCGCCGATGCATGTGTATGAAATCGACGCCGCCGCGCAGATGCACCATCATGTGCTGGGCCGCGATTTGGCCGCCGGCCAGCGCTTTTCCCTGGTGATTCCGGGCGGCCATTGGTTTGCGCTGCGCTGCGAAACCGCGCAGTCTTTCGCCCTGATCGGCTGCACCGTGGCGCCGGGTTTTGATTTTGCCGATTTTCAGATGGACGACCGCGCCAGTCTGCTGGCGCAATTCCCGCAACATGCGCAGCTGATCACGGAAATGACCTTCAATCGTTAA
- a CDS encoding YkgJ family cysteine cluster protein, with amino-acid sequence MKCRPGCGACCIAPSISSPIPGMPDGKPAGVRCIQLDEQERCKIFGQPERPAVCGSLRPDPELCGENREQAMRWLGYVEQITKPGS; translated from the coding sequence ATGAAGTGCCGTCCCGGTTGCGGGGCCTGCTGTATTGCGCCGTCTATCTCCAGCCCGATTCCCGGCATGCCGGATGGCAAGCCGGCGGGGGTGCGCTGCATCCAGCTGGATGAGCAGGAACGCTGTAAAATCTTCGGCCAGCCGGAACGCCCCGCCGTATGCGGCTCGCTGCGGCCTGATCCTGAGTTATGCGGTGAAAACCGGGAGCAGGCCATGCGCTGGCTGGGCTATGTGGAACAAATCACCAAACCCGGCTCCTGA
- a CDS encoding DUF2339 domain-containing protein: MDGILILLALAYFLFPVFCLILFISMRQRFKQLETKQAQDVHAIVQELDKLHSSLQALPEQAEHQAAISAHIAQLQQRISLLEQGRRQGQTAQAASAPEDKNVWQAPASAPGAPAQSLQELELNLALPPAASALADDSTPATASSTAPATPASALQISADLDMLTPAPSLPAAEAAAPDAAESAFLREPAQESAAAHATETTAASATSGDDTPDTAAERAANSAAAPPAAPAMPAWLQTARDWLFGGNLVAKIGLLILFFGMAFLLKYASEQFETPIELRLAGMAAGAIGLLLWAWRIRDSRRNISLPTQGAALAMLMLITFGALRFYHVIPPGLAFFLLFALTAFTCILAVLQNALWLALFGISGGFLTPVLTSSGGGNHIALFSYYLLLNAGILAIALKRSWRSLNLVGLFFTFTISTAWGVLRYSPEHYLSTQGFLLVFFLFYVALALLYAERQPPKLKGLIDATLLFGTPMLAFGLQAGLVRDKPFGLALSALTLGLFYAGLSMLLWRRKQALPGWRLMLEALLALAVVFGTLAIPFALDARWTSAAWALEGATIVWVSLRQQRPLGWGFGLLVQAGAWLAFMYRLADVTLRQEHNVWLGFLLLALAGFAIAHQFRRQPATGPKQPPGVFALFAAIFLCISAAWLLAGAWLELFLRAHGADLALGLVLSALAVAALLFWLATSYVWMLARTLACTIVLLASLTLGMVWLNMPGFVWADQGGGLWQGPFLSSLLLALGALASAWFLQQAGQGRWQALLLAVAGIWWFGPALTDLARASGSLAAWLNVRPDDVQAACWCILAAGTGALAQQQAHRRCWPDLRHAAWPAWLVQALLSLAAGVMLLDGEMLPWLGWLSMLTLWLHGEYSLRLLQAGALPPARAALLGQSLLHLLRSVAPLLLAVVLCRYWLQALLLPPASLQTLLDYANWRVDQIWILALSLGLGLALLWQLLLRAEQQRWPAAPRSMLYLQIVLPAALAGGALLLLFWHLTQDGGMRPLPYLPLANPLDLLTLGWAMLAWRLSQTYAQHDWPGQQRLARLVPAPRRHLLLHGALFLWCNLTLMKTIAHMQGIAWDVDLLFASQTVQVGLSLLWSTYALGLMLYGARRRIRLDWSLGAVLLGLVVAKLFLVDLSQAGSIARIISFVGVGLLMLTIAYLAPWPGQAEKT, from the coding sequence GTGGATGGCATTTTGATATTGCTTGCTCTGGCGTATTTTTTATTCCCGGTGTTTTGTCTGATTTTATTTATCAGCATGCGCCAGCGCTTCAAGCAACTTGAGACAAAACAGGCGCAGGATGTGCACGCCATTGTGCAGGAGCTGGACAAATTGCATAGCAGTTTGCAAGCCTTGCCGGAGCAAGCTGAACATCAGGCCGCCATCAGCGCCCACATCGCCCAATTGCAGCAGCGCATCAGCCTGTTGGAACAGGGCCGGCGGCAAGGGCAAACAGCGCAAGCAGCCAGCGCGCCCGAGGACAAGAATGTCTGGCAGGCGCCCGCCAGCGCCCCCGGCGCGCCGGCCCAGAGTTTGCAGGAATTGGAACTCAATCTGGCGCTGCCGCCTGCCGCAAGCGCGCTTGCCGACGATTCGACGCCCGCTACTGCGTCCTCTACTGCGCCGGCCACGCCAGCAAGCGCGCTGCAGATCAGCGCTGATCTGGATATGTTGACGCCGGCGCCAAGCCTGCCCGCTGCCGAAGCCGCAGCGCCCGACGCGGCAGAAAGCGCGTTCTTGCGCGAGCCGGCGCAGGAAAGCGCCGCAGCACATGCCACTGAAACCACCGCCGCAAGTGCAACATCCGGCGACGACACCCCCGATACAGCCGCAGAGCGCGCCGCCAACAGCGCAGCCGCGCCGCCTGCCGCGCCCGCCATGCCGGCCTGGCTGCAAACCGCGCGCGACTGGCTGTTCGGCGGCAATCTGGTGGCCAAAATCGGTTTGCTGATTTTGTTCTTCGGCATGGCCTTCCTGTTGAAATACGCCAGCGAACAATTCGAGACGCCAATTGAATTGCGCCTGGCCGGCATGGCCGCCGGGGCTATCGGGCTGCTGCTGTGGGCCTGGCGCATCCGCGACAGCCGGCGCAATATCAGCTTGCCGACTCAGGGCGCAGCGCTGGCGATGTTGATGCTGATCACCTTCGGCGCACTGCGCTTTTATCATGTGATTCCACCCGGACTGGCGTTTTTCCTGCTGTTCGCCCTGACCGCCTTCACCTGCATCCTGGCGGTTTTGCAAAATGCGCTGTGGCTGGCCTTGTTTGGCATCAGCGGCGGTTTTTTGACGCCGGTGCTGACCTCCAGCGGCGGCGGGAATCATATTGCGCTGTTCTCGTATTACCTCTTGCTCAACGCCGGGATTTTGGCGATTGCCTTGAAACGTTCCTGGCGCAGCCTGAATCTGGTCGGCCTGTTTTTCACCTTCACCATCAGCACTGCCTGGGGCGTGCTGCGCTACAGCCCGGAGCACTATCTGAGCACGCAGGGCTTTTTGCTGGTGTTTTTCCTGTTCTATGTGGCGCTGGCGCTGCTGTATGCCGAGCGCCAGCCGCCCAAACTCAAGGGTTTGATTGACGCCACGCTGTTATTCGGCACGCCGATGCTGGCGTTTGGTCTGCAAGCGGGGCTGGTGCGCGACAAGCCGTTTGGCCTGGCCCTGTCAGCGCTGACGCTGGGTTTGTTTTACGCCGGTTTGAGCATGCTGCTGTGGCGGCGCAAGCAAGCCCTGCCGGGCTGGCGCTTGATGCTGGAAGCTTTGCTGGCGCTGGCGGTGGTGTTTGGCACGCTGGCGATTCCCTTCGCGCTGGATGCGCGCTGGACTTCCGCCGCCTGGGCGCTGGAAGGCGCGACGATTGTCTGGGTCAGCTTGCGCCAGCAGCGCCCGCTGGGCTGGGGCTTTGGCTTGCTGGTGCAAGCCGGGGCCTGGCTGGCCTTTATGTATCGCCTGGCGGATGTGACTTTGCGCCAGGAACACAATGTGTGGCTGGGCTTTTTACTGCTGGCCCTGGCCGGTTTTGCGATTGCCCACCAGTTCCGTCGCCAACCGGCCACGGGGCCGAAGCAGCCGCCGGGCGTGTTTGCCCTGTTCGCGGCGATTTTCCTGTGCATTTCGGCGGCCTGGCTGCTGGCCGGGGCCTGGCTTGAGCTGTTTTTGCGCGCGCATGGCGCCGATCTGGCGCTCGGCCTGGTGCTGTCTGCGCTGGCGGTGGCGGCGCTGCTGTTTTGGCTGGCGACCTCTTATGTCTGGATGCTGGCGCGCACCCTGGCCTGCACCATTGTGCTGTTGGCCAGCCTGACGCTGGGCATGGTGTGGCTGAATATGCCGGGTTTTGTGTGGGCAGATCAGGGCGGCGGCTTGTGGCAGGGGCCATTCCTGTCTTCTCTTTTGCTGGCGCTGGGCGCGCTGGCCTCGGCCTGGTTTTTGCAGCAGGCCGGGCAAGGCCGCTGGCAGGCGCTGTTGCTGGCGGTGGCCGGCATCTGGTGGTTTGGCCCGGCGCTGACCGATCTGGCGCGCGCTTCCGGCAGCCTGGCGGCATGGCTGAATGTGCGCCCGGATGATGTGCAAGCCGCTTGCTGGTGCATCCTGGCGGCAGGCACGGGCGCACTGGCGCAGCAGCAGGCGCACCGGCGCTGCTGGCCTGATCTGCGCCACGCCGCCTGGCCGGCCTGGTTAGTGCAAGCCTTGTTATCGCTGGCGGCTGGCGTCATGTTGCTGGATGGCGAAATGCTGCCCTGGCTCGGCTGGCTGAGCATGCTCACGCTGTGGCTGCATGGCGAATACAGCTTGCGCTTGCTGCAAGCCGGCGCACTGCCGCCGGCGCGCGCCGCGCTGCTGGGGCAAAGCCTCTTGCACCTCTTGCGCAGCGTGGCCCCGCTGCTGCTGGCGGTTGTGCTGTGCCGCTATTGGCTGCAAGCGTTGCTGTTGCCGCCGGCCAGCTTGCAAACGCTGCTGGATTACGCCAACTGGCGCGTGGATCAGATCTGGATTCTTGCGCTCAGCCTGGGCCTGGGTCTGGCCCTGCTGTGGCAGCTGTTATTGCGCGCCGAACAGCAACGCTGGCCGGCGGCCCCGCGCAGCATGCTGTATCTGCAAATTGTGTTGCCGGCGGCGCTGGCCGGCGGCGCGCTGCTGCTCTTGTTCTGGCACCTCACGCAAGATGGCGGCATGCGTCCCCTGCCCTATCTGCCGCTGGCCAATCCACTCGATTTGCTGACCCTGGGCTGGGCGATGCTGGCGTGGCGCCTCAGTCAAACTTATGCGCAGCATGATTGGCCCGGCCAGCAGCGGCTTGCGCGTCTGGTTCCGGCCCCGCGCCGCCACTTGCTGCTGCATGGCGCGCTGTTTTTATGGTGCAATCTGACGCTGATGAAAACCATCGCCCATATGCAAGGCATCGCGTGGGATGTGGATCTGCTGTTTGCCTCCCAAACTGTGCAAGTCGGGCTGTCCCTGTTGTGGAGCACGTATGCCTTGGGCTTGATGCTGTACGGCGCGCGCCGCCGCATCCGCCTGGATTGGAGTCTGGGCGCGGTTTTGCTGGGCTTGGTGGTGGCAAAATTATTCCTGGTCGATCTGTCGCAAGCCGGCAGCATCGCCCGCATTATTTCCTTTGTCGGCGTAGGCTTGCTGATGCTGACGATTGCATATCTGGCCCCATGGCCAGGTCAGGCGGAGAAAACATGA
- a CDS encoding LytTR family DNA-binding domain-containing protein produces the protein MSLTPLILAVIVNLHFVREVVRGVNETADLYLRDCDEVLPVSRSYLQHFRQM, from the coding sequence ATGAGTCTGACCCCATTGATTCTCGCAGTGATTGTGAATCTGCACTTTGTACGCGAAGTGGTGCGCGGGGTGAATGAAACTGCTGATTTGTATTTGCGCGACTGTGATGAGGTGCTGCCGGTCAGCAGGAGTTATTTGCAGCATTTCAGGCAGATGTAG
- a CDS encoding ATP-binding protein — MSAWRVIPDDDPLQALRVRRMLAGAGSYLLYTVLAAACWRLDVLPWHVVQNYLLIALGVNLLIYGMLRSGFNLRFEDPSLTRLQLLLALPTGLYLMYYAGDKRLMFVLLGVPVFLFGVFRFQLKDFLIVTGSAIAGYLLMLALLAHNGRMVDGNSEILTLLALVAMMVQISLLGNFIARLRQRIKSKNQELEARNQLLEQRGRELQAAHEETRLALDNLQVAHQELVRKEKLAALGSLVAGIAHEINTPIGNSLLAASMLSDETRDFVRQIGPNLQAVTLNNYMGDAASACDILLVNLRRAADLVTSFKQVAIDQTSSQRRHFPLSEVSNEILMMLSPRLKQTSVQVCVEVDPDLYLDSYPGPLGQVLTNLLSNALLHGFEGRGEGRIHILARALDAAWLELSVQDDGVGIVAEHQGLIFDPFFTTKFGAGGSGLGLNITHNIVSGVLGGSISVRSAPGQGACFTLRLPFSAPQLAPANNEGGA; from the coding sequence ATGAGCGCTTGGCGCGTGATCCCCGATGACGACCCTTTGCAGGCCCTGCGCGTGCGGCGCATGCTGGCCGGGGCCGGCTCATACCTGTTGTATACCGTGCTGGCCGCCGCCTGCTGGCGTCTGGACGTGCTGCCCTGGCATGTGGTGCAAAATTACCTGCTCATTGCGCTTGGCGTCAATCTCCTCATCTATGGCATGTTGCGCAGCGGTTTTAATCTGCGCTTTGAAGATCCCAGCCTGACCCGCTTGCAATTACTGCTGGCGCTGCCCACCGGCTTATATTTGATGTATTACGCTGGCGACAAGCGGCTCATGTTTGTGCTGCTGGGCGTGCCGGTGTTTTTGTTTGGGGTTTTCCGTTTCCAGCTCAAAGATTTTCTGATCGTCACCGGCTCGGCCATCGCCGGCTATCTCTTGATGTTGGCGCTGTTGGCGCACAATGGCCGCATGGTGGACGGCAACAGCGAAATCCTGACCTTGCTGGCCTTGGTGGCGATGATGGTGCAAATCTCACTGCTGGGCAATTTCATCGCCCGCCTGCGCCAGCGCATCAAAAGCAAAAATCAGGAACTGGAGGCGCGCAATCAATTGTTGGAGCAGCGCGGGCGCGAGCTGCAGGCGGCGCATGAGGAAACCCGGCTGGCGCTGGATAATCTGCAAGTCGCGCATCAGGAATTGGTGCGCAAAGAAAAGCTGGCGGCGCTTGGCTCGCTGGTGGCCGGGATCGCGCATGAAATCAATACGCCAATCGGCAATTCCTTGCTGGCCGCCAGTATGTTAAGCGATGAAACGCGCGACTTTGTGCGCCAGATCGGCCCCAATCTGCAAGCTGTGACGCTCAACAACTATATGGGCGACGCCGCCAGCGCCTGCGATATTCTGCTGGTCAATTTACGCCGTGCGGCGGATCTGGTGACCAGTTTCAAACAGGTGGCGATAGACCAGACCAGCTCACAGCGCCGCCACTTTCCCCTGTCTGAAGTCAGCAATGAAATTTTGATGATGTTAAGCCCCAGATTGAAACAGACCAGCGTGCAGGTTTGTGTCGAGGTTGACCCCGATTTATATCTGGACAGCTATCCCGGCCCGCTGGGACAGGTGTTGACCAATTTACTGAGCAATGCGCTGTTGCATGGCTTTGAGGGGCGCGGCGAGGGGCGCATCCACATCCTGGCGCGCGCACTGGATGCGGCCTGGCTGGAATTATCGGTGCAGGATGATGGGGTGGGGATTGTGGCAGAACATCAGGGTTTGATTTTTGATCCCTTTTTCACCACCAAATTCGGCGCCGGCGGCTCCGGTCTGGGGTTGAACATCACCCACAATATTGTCAGCGGGGTGCTGGGCGGCAGCATCAGCGTGCGCAGTGCGCCGGGGCAGGGCGCTTGCTTCACTCTGCGCCTGCCGTTTTCTGCGCCGCAACTGGCGCCGGCCAATAACGAGGGCGGCGCATGA